One Spinacia oleracea cultivar Varoflay chromosome 4, BTI_SOV_V1, whole genome shotgun sequence DNA segment encodes these proteins:
- the LOC130471348 gene encoding uncharacterized mitochondrial protein AtMg00810-like, whose amino-acid sequence MQDEYGALIKTRTWDLVPKPTGVNVVNFMWIFSHKENDKGDLLRHKARLVCDGRSQKKGVDCDETFSPVVKPATIRTVLGLAMARKWSIHHLDLKNAFLHGDLQDTVYMHQPLGFVDRRAPNYLCLFRKALYGLKHAHRGWYQRFAKFLLQMGFTIAKSDTSLFNFRNGDDMAYLLLYVDDIILCTSSNPFLDRLISHLQTEFPMSDLGPLNYFLGISVTRTPSYMLLSQQKYAQEILERAGMGTCKPAATPVNTNAKLSADSGPSVQDPTHYRSLAGALQYLTFTRPNIAYAVQQVCLFMHDPREPHFNALKRILHYIQGTIDHGLHLYPTSTLHLITYTDADWGGCPDTRRSTSGYCCFLGDNLISWSSKR is encoded by the coding sequence ATGCAAGATGAATATGGtgctttaattaaaactaggaCTTGGGATTTGGTGCCTAAGCCTACGGGGGTGAATGTTGTGAATTTTATGTGGATTTTTTCTCACAAAGAAAATGACAAAGGTGACCTTTTAAGGCACAAAGCTAGACTTGTTTGTGATGGCAGGTCGCAGAAAAAAGGTGTAGATTGTGATGAGACTTTCAGCCCAGTTGTCAAGCCTGCTACAATCCGCACTGTTCTGGGTCTAGCTATGGCTAGAAAATGGTCTATTCATCATCTTGATTTGAAAAATGCATTTTTACATGGTGATCTACAGGACACGGTTTATATGCATCAACCACTAGGTTTTGTTGACAGACGGGCTCCTAATTATTTATGCTTATTTAGGAAAGCACTATACGGCCTGAAACATGCCCATCGGGGGTGGTATCAGCGATTTGCTAAATTCTTATTGCAGATGGGTTTCACTATTGCAAAGAGTGACACCTCCCTATTCAATTTTCGCAATGGTGATGATATGGCTTACTTATtgctttatgttgatgatattattctATGCACTTCCTCTAATCCTTTTCTTGATCGCTTAATTTCTCATTTGCAAACGGAATTTCCCATGTCAGATTTGGGGCCATTGAACTATTTTCTAGGTATTTCCGTCACACGTACTCCTTCCTACATGTTACTTTCCCAGCAAAAGTATGCACAGGAAATTCTGGAACGTGCAGGCATGGGAACATGTAAGCCTGCTGCCACTCCTGTCAATACTAATGCAAAGCTAAGTGCGGATTCCGGTCCTTCTGTGCAGGATCCTACTCATTACCGCAGTTTGGCAGGTGCACTTCAGTACCTTACTTTTACTCGCCCTAACATTGCCTACGCGGTTCAGCAAGTATGCCTTTTCATGCATGATCCCAGGGAGCCTCATTTTAATGCATTAAAGCGCATTCTTCACTACATTCAGGGCACCATTGATCACGGATTACATTTATATCCTACATCTACTTTACACTTGATTACATATACTGATGCAGATTGGGGTGGGTGTCCTGACACTCGTCGTTCGACTTCGGGATATTGTTGCTTCTTAGGCGACAATCTTATTTCTTGGTCTTCTAAGCGTTAA